A stretch of DNA from Anaerolineae bacterium:
GATTTTCTCCCTTCGCCCATAGTAGCTATCACTTTACTATACGCACGCCCAGGCGGAAGGTTCCGAGGCTGCAGCCAGGGGTGGCTGTTCAGGGTTTGAAGTAACGCGTGATCAGGGCGATCACCTCTGCCGCACTCTCCTCGATTGGCTTGTCGGTGATATCCAGGATGGCAAAGCCATGCTCGCGGAACAGGCGAAGAGCGCCCTCAACCTGCTCCTTGAGCGCCTCCGGCTGAACGTAGTCGCCGCCGCCACCCGCCCGGAGCCGCCGCTGTCGCCAGCGGCGATGGGCGACGAGCTGGTCGGGGTCAATGGTCAGCCCGATCACACGATGCGGATCGATCTGGAATAGCTCCGCTGGCGGGTCGACGCCAGGCACAATGGGGACATTGGCCGTCTTCCACCCTTGTACCGAGAGGTAGATGCTTAGCGGTGTCTTGCCCACGCGGGAGACACCGATCAGGACAATCTCGGCCTGGTCAAGCTCGTGCGGCTTGCGCCCATCGTCATGCGAAACGGTGAACTCGATGGCTTCGATGCGCTCAAAGTAATTCTCGCGGATCTGGCGGTACAGCCCTGGCTGGCCGAGCGGCTCTCTGCCTAGCAGATGAGTCAGGTGGGAGAGCAACCCGCCCATCAGATCAAGAGCGGGCACGTTTTCCTGATGGGCGCGCTGGATCAAGGCCTGGCGCAGGCAGGCGTCAACCAGCGTATGGACGATCGTACCGTTGGTGCGACCTGCCTCCTGGACGGCTGCTTCGACCTGTGCCAGCTCCCGCACACGCGGCACAATGATCACCGGGATGTCGTCAGACCCAAATTGCGCCAGCGCCGTGCGCACGATCTGCTCGCCGCTGATGCCTTCCCCGCCAGATACAATGTAGATCGGCGGCGCGTTCATCTGGCTCCTCCCTGTCTCCATAGCGGATGCTTCTCACCACATCTCTTAATTCCAGTGTAAGGGTTTTTTTTGCCCGCAGCGAGGAGATCGTTGGCGAGATTCGCGGGATCGCGCCGGACGGCCCATAATCTTCAGCGACGCCATCAGCGACGCCATCAGCGACGCCATCAGCGACGCCGTCAGCGACATTACCGGCGGAAGGATGACAGCATGGATGAGCAGCGCGATAGCAACGAAATCGATCGCCTGGCCGGCGCTTTTGCCTTCACAGCGGAGGATTTGGCCGCCAACCGCACTGGCCGTCTGAGCCAGCGGCAACTGGAAGCCCTGCACCGCCGGGAAAACCGGGCCAGCGCCATCGTGCTGCTCTTCACGGTGGGCATGGCGATCGTGCCCGCCCTGGCCCTGTCCGCCTTTGCCATCGCAGGAAACATGCCTATGGTGGGGTTGTCTGTGTTCCTGCTGGTGGGGTTACCCATGCTGGGCTACTGGGTAGCCGATTCGGAACGCCGCCGCTGGTACCGCGACCGGACAGGCAATGTCGCCGCCAGCATCTACGGGCCAGTATGGTCTGTCAGTGCACCGGGCCGGACGGACCGCCCCCGTATCCGGATCGAGAATCTGGAGTTTGCAATCAGCCCGGAGCAGTTAGCTGCCTTCCAGCCAGGGGCAACATACAGCGTCTACTATACGCCCCGCACACGGATGATCCTGTCCGCTGAGCGCCCGCCGGAGTAGCCAGGCGCCTATCCGCCCAGCAGCAAACGCACCGCTGCCGGCGTAACATAGACCTCCAGAGCAGCCGCCATGACCAGCAGTGGCAGCACAAGGCCGATCCCGACTACTGCCGTGTCCGCCATGGCCGCCAGCCAGTGTTCGCCGATGCTGCGCCCCGCTGGCGGGCGATCAGTAATGCAGGCACCCATGCGCAATGCCGCCGCCGTCGCCAGCAAAATGGCCGGGATTTCCACCAGACTGTGGGGAGCCACCGCCGCCAGAAATATCGCCGGGTCCAGCCCCAGCGCTCCAAACTGGGCGGCAACCCAGCCCAGGATGCCAAACGGCGCGATGGCCAGCACCACTGCCATCACCCCGAAACTCACCACCGCCAGCAATGTCGCCGCCAGCAACACACGACTATTCTGCCACACCGCCAGCAGTATTGTCCCCGGCTGCGCCCCCAGTTCGTACCACATGCTGAAGTTAGCCGCCAGCGCTTCCCGTGAGGCGGCAGTTTCCGGCGGAAGGCGCAGCGTGGAGTACGTTCCGATCCCCCAGCCAGCCACAAAAGTCCCCGCCGCAGCGATCAGGACAACCAGTGCGGCCCCGCGCAGGCGGCGCACCGCTGGGAAGACCGTCCCACGATACCAGGCCAGCAGACCGCCATCCCGCCCCCCTCGAAAATAACACCAGAATGTGCGCACGATCCAGCGCAGGTTGATCGCATCCAGGGCGGTGGAAAGCAACTCCTCACGGTTGAACATGCGCGTGCCGATCCGCATGAATAGCACCGTGCCCAGCAGCAAACCCGCCAGAATCACCCACAGGGCAAAGATGCCGCGCGGCGAGTCGGCGTCCGGCGCGCCGAACATGATGATGCTTTCCAGGATGATCAACAGGGAAACCGGCACGATGATGAAGCTGGCCAGCAGGTTGGCGGCACGGGTGGACGTTGTCTGGCTGGAGACCACGACCGCCCCGGTGACCATCAGCAACGCCTGAGCCGTGGTCAACAGGACGATCTGGACGATCAGCATCGGCTGTGGACGCCAGGCCAGTTCGCCCAACAGCAGGCTGCCCAGGTAGATCGCCATGCCGGTATAGCTGGCCAGCAACGGCGGGAGCATCGCCGCCAGCGTTTTGCCGATGTACAGCTCCAGATTGGTCAGGGGGGTAGCCAGCAGCGGCTCCAGGCTGCGCCGTTCCTTTTCGCCGACAAAGGTTTCCAGCGCGATCACCAGCGAAAGCGAGATCGGGAAGAATCCCACGATCATCAGCAGGAAGGGAATCGTCCGTTCGCCGATCAGTTCCGCGCCGTACTGAGTCACGAAGTTCAGCATCAAATTGGCGCCAAACTGGGAAAGCGCCGGGAAGCCCAGGGTCAGGATGAAGATCGGGGCCATGATCCGCCAGTCACGGAAGCTATCCAGCAACTCGCGGCGGGTGACGATCAGGGCGTTGCTCAGGGTTAGCCGCCAGTGATCCCACCGGCCCATCGGGCTTGACGCTTTACGGGGTGAAATCGTTGCCGTCATCGCGGTGGCCCTTTTCGTCTTCTTCGACAATCCGCAGGTAGATCGTTTCCAGCGTATCCTGCAGCGGGCTGAGCGTCACCACCTCCACACCGAGGCCGGTCAGGCGGCGGATAATCTGCGGGTTGGTGCGCTCCGGCTCTTCAGCCCGGTAGCGGAGCCAGTTTTCGCCACACTCAACCACCTGCACCAGGCCGCTCAACTCCGCAGCAATGCCATTCAGCGACCCGCGCACCCGTAGCTCCATCAATGGGACACCAGCGAAAGCGCGGGAAAGCTGTTCAAAAGTACCGAGGGCGATGATCCGCCCCTGGCGGATAATGGCGATCCGGTCAGCCAGGAGCTGCGCTTCGGTCAGGTTATGGGTGGTGACGATGAACGTGCGGGCGTCGCGTCGCAGTTCCAGGATGGCGTCCCGTACCAGCTTGGCGCTCTGGGGGTCCATGGCGCTGGTCGGCTCGTCCAGCAGCAGGACGGGCGGATCATGCAACATAGCCCGGACCAGAGCCAGCTTCTGCTTCATCCCTTTGGAGAACTCACCCAGCCGGCGGTCAAGTGCATCTTCCAGCCCAAAGCGCTGCATCAGCAGGCGAGGCCGTTCCCGGCGGGTACGGTCATCCAGATGGTACAACCGGGCGAAGAAATCCAGGTACTCCAGGGCCTTCATGCGCTCGTAGAGACCGTGTTGCTCGGTCAACACGCCCACCCTGAAGCGCACTTCCTCCGGCTGGCTGACGACGTCATAACCAGCGATCCTGGCCCAACCTGAGGTCGGCTTGAGGATCGAGGTTAACATACGTACAGTGGTGGTCTTGCCTGCGCCATTTGGCCCTAACAGCGCCAGGACACTGCCCGCTTCCACCTGCAGCGTCACGCGATCCACCGCCCGGAAGCTGCCAAAATCCTTGGTCAGCTCCTCGGCTTCAAGCATTACCCTGTGCTCAACCATGGTCATGTACCGCCCTGTCCACCTGCACCACTGTTCATTGTAGTGCACGGAACAGCGCCAGGACTATGGCCTTTTGGCACTACCGACCTGCTTCCCTAGCGATCGGCCGGGCCGAAAGTTTCCTCACCGGGGATCGTCTCGTAGCGCCCGGCAGCCGGCCAGCGCCGCCGCCATAGAAGCACAAGCACAGCCAGGGCGACACCTCCCAGAGCGACGACCTGAGACACATTCACCGATCCGACCAGCGTCACATCGACGCGCAGGAATTCCAGCAAGAAGCGGATCACGCCGTAAGAGATCAGGTAGAGTAGCAGAAAGTCGCCCTTGCGAAAGTGCTTGCGATGGTTGAGCCACAGGTAGAGCAGTACCACCACCGTCAGCGCATTCCACAACGACTCGTAGAGAAAGATGGGATGAAAACGGGTTTCCAGCGGATAAGTCACCATGTCACGGTATTCGCCAATGCGGGCGAAGCGTTCGATGGTGATGCCCCAGGGCAGCGTGGTTGGGAGGCCCCACAACTCCTGGTTGACGTAATTGCCCCAGCGACCGATAGCCTGCCCCAGCGGCAGCACAATCGCGCCGATGTCCAGCCACTCTGCCAGGTTGAGGCGGTGACGCCGCGCATAAAGCAGGATGCCCAGGATGCCGCCGATCACCGCGCCAAAAATGCCCAGTCCACCGCTCCAGATCGCCAGCGGCCCGTTAGTCAGGTCAAGGGGATGGGTCAGGAACCACTCCGGCGTGAAGCCGCGCTCCACCATCTCTTTGGATGGAAAGAAGATAAACCACAGCCGCGCCCCGATGATGCCGGGGATCAGCGCCCAGGTCAGGCCGCTCCAGACATGATCCGGATCGCGGCGATCCTTCCTGGCCATCCAGGCAGCCAGGCTGGCGGCAAGCAACAGCCCACCCACGATCAGCATCCCGTAATAGCGAAGGTAGAGCG
This window harbors:
- a CDS encoding kinase/pyrophosphorylase — its product is METGRSQMNAPPIYIVSGGEGISGEQIVRTALAQFGSDDIPVIIVPRVRELAQVEAAVQEAGRTNGTIVHTLVDACLRQALIQRAHQENVPALDLMGGLLSHLTHLLGREPLGQPGLYRQIRENYFERIEAIEFTVSHDDGRKPHELDQAEIVLIGVSRVGKTPLSIYLSVQGWKTANVPIVPGVDPPAELFQIDPHRVIGLTIDPDQLVAHRRWRQRRLRAGGGGDYVQPEALKEQVEGALRLFREHGFAILDITDKPIEESAAEVIALITRYFKP
- a CDS encoding ABC transporter ATP-binding protein, whose product is MLEAEELTKDFGSFRAVDRVTLQVEAGSVLALLGPNGAGKTTTVRMLTSILKPTSGWARIAGYDVVSQPEEVRFRVGVLTEQHGLYERMKALEYLDFFARLYHLDDRTRRERPRLLMQRFGLEDALDRRLGEFSKGMKQKLALVRAMLHDPPVLLLDEPTSAMDPQSAKLVRDAILELRRDARTFIVTTHNLTEAQLLADRIAIIRQGRIIALGTFEQLSRAFAGVPLMELRVRGSLNGIAAELSGLVQVVECGENWLRYRAEEPERTNPQIIRRLTGLGVEVVTLSPLQDTLETIYLRIVEEDEKGHRDDGNDFTP
- a CDS encoding ABC transporter permease subunit; its protein translation is MTATISPRKASSPMGRWDHWRLTLSNALIVTRRELLDSFRDWRIMAPIFILTLGFPALSQFGANLMLNFVTQYGAELIGERTIPFLLMIVGFFPISLSLVIALETFVGEKERRSLEPLLATPLTNLELYIGKTLAAMLPPLLASYTGMAIYLGSLLLGELAWRPQPMLIVQIVLLTTAQALLMVTGAVVVSSQTTSTRAANLLASFIIVPVSLLIILESIIMFGAPDADSPRGIFALWVILAGLLLGTVLFMRIGTRMFNREELLSTALDAINLRWIVRTFWCYFRGGRDGGLLAWYRGTVFPAVRRLRGAALVVLIAAAGTFVAGWGIGTYSTLRLPPETAASREALAANFSMWYELGAQPGTILLAVWQNSRVLLAATLLAVVSFGVMAVVLAIAPFGILGWVAAQFGALGLDPAIFLAAVAPHSLVEIPAILLATAAALRMGACITDRPPAGRSIGEHWLAAMADTAVVGIGLVLPLLVMAAALEVYVTPAAVRLLLGG
- the lgt gene encoding prolipoprotein diacylglyceryl transferase, producing MSVDSYGIHLGPLYLRYYGMLIVGGLLLAASLAAWMARKDRRDPDHVWSGLTWALIPGIIGARLWFIFFPSKEMVERGFTPEWFLTHPLDLTNGPLAIWSGGLGIFGAVIGGILGILLYARRHRLNLAEWLDIGAIVLPLGQAIGRWGNYVNQELWGLPTTLPWGITIERFARIGEYRDMVTYPLETRFHPIFLYESLWNALTVVVLLYLWLNHRKHFRKGDFLLLYLISYGVIRFLLEFLRVDVTLVGSVNVSQVVALGGVALAVLVLLWRRRWPAAGRYETIPGEETFGPADR